In the genome of Crassostrea angulata isolate pt1a10 chromosome 6, ASM2561291v2, whole genome shotgun sequence, the window TGAGTTAAAATTTCCCCTTTAATATTATCACTTTTTACAGCGTATTTTGCGATGTCAATTGTTCTTGCAATCCAAAAATTCACCTTTTGCATTATTTTAAATACTGTATTTTTCATTGACTAGTGTTTGTAAATCATCATTCACTATTCAGCTCAAATGGTCTTAAATATttagacatttatttttttttatatagatctGCATATGGCATTTATTATAAGAATAATATCTGTAGATTACTTATATTCACATACGAgtgatttaaaaatacatcaaagACAAAGAGTTTATTACCATTTTTTACTACTACAAAAAAAATTGGAGGCTGTGTGTTGGAACTGACATAATGTTGGAATAATGAAAAGCACTGAAACAGTGAAAGCTGTAATAGAACCTAGTAGAACGAAATACCATAGCACTTTTATCAAGGGAAAAATGTCAAACTGATTCCGATATTTGTAACTCTTAAAAGACTATGAGTCAACACTGCATTTAAGGCTGAttcataaatatcaaataatctATCCATTTCATAGCAATAAAATCctcaaataaaaaatcaaatcggACTAAAATAAAACCCTTTAGAGTCCTATATAATGAGATGCAACTAAATTGAGATTCTAACAGTTTTTGCAAAAATCACTGTAGTgtatcaagttttaaaaaaaagaaagtttgagAGTGTGCCAAGTTTAATGTATGAGAGGTTTTCGGCTGTTtgccaaaaaattatttatagagGGAAATGAGAACAAGATGTCtgattttagttttatttgGCGAACAGTGGCCATTGCAAAGTACTTGTGGGATGCCAATAACAGAGAGTGTGAAACCAcatcaagcaaatattttacgtacaaaatgttttaacatttttctctCTTCAcagtttaaaatacatgtttgctttgttatgttttgttatttatttttttgctgcTGGCTTTTACTAAATTTTTTGCAGAAAATTACGTTGGATAGGCCTATTAATAAGTTCGTTTCCAGAAATGTTCTGGCAGGCACTAACGTGGCGCTTGCGCACACCAAAGCAAGTGAGGCCTACATAAATTTTGTCAAATaccaatttttgttgttgagttGAACCACGATTTTTTATGTTAATTGAAGTGCATTTTCTAGAGGCATATTGTATTAATAAAATCTTTAGTCATAAATTACGTAATATTGAAACAGTTCTTAAAACTAAGTACACGAAAATTAATGCCAACGAATAATATCACGATTCACATGTTCGCAAAAGATTTCAACTTCCTTTATTGTGTATGACATACATCTTATTACattctgttttaaaatgtttttaaccaAGTATGTGAAGGGATTTTGTAACAATCTGATATTAGCAACGATGAATATGTAGAAGAGTAATGATATTATCGGTTTAAGTACAATAGTTGTTTGAATAATATACCAATCATTACATACATATTGTATTTTGAAGGCATGGTGCAAAATCTTCCCTACGTTACAGAGTTCTTTGatactgttttcacaatataGCTGTATACTTAAGTAAATTTAAACATGATTGATGGTTTTCCCTTCTTatataattaactcgtaattgCTGATAGCGTGGGCATATTCAAACAAAGTGATAATCATTCTCAATTTCGGATCTGCAGAATTCACATATTTTGTTATTAGACAAAAAATTTCTATGGCGTACACTTTCTATGGCTTATGTGATGACATTCTGATTTTACTGAGTtggtttttgtaaatataaggaactgttttcaccaaaaaaaattatagtgaaAATGGTCAAAAAAGTTTCTATATAAGATACATCTAGATGAATAATTTATATCTGCAATAAGATTTTGCACAAAAGTGTCAAAAATTCTTCGCTttataagtaaaaataaatgaagtttgtatttttcatttggacttttgattttgaacactgttcgttatcactacatgtcaatttttttataatacactGTGTCTTGGTCATCCCAGATATAGCCTAAaccaatttcaaacaatttgtcCGTCCTTGATGTTTAGCGCCCagtttgatatatttttcaaattttgttccCACTCTtctaacatttttcataacatgaccttataataaaagaaaatgttactGATTGACCACAATTGCATACTTTTGCTTACTTTATTTGATAacggtgtgtgtgtgtgtgtgtttggggggggggtgttaagaGAGGGatgtaaataatacattttttgttttacctaAATATAATAGCAAAATAGTCATTTTTGGATATATATTTCATAGAGACTTTAAAGGTGGCGAAGCGAgttatgtatttgtttttggCAAAGCTCCCcgaaaaattgaataaaacgaaaatataaaaagtaattcaGCAAATCAATAAAATCTAAAACACCTACATCATAAATAATGCAGCAGTTATATACAATTTCTTGCCCTGGTCTGTGCTCTTCAAGCAGAATTAAATTTATCTAAATGATACATTAAAAGACATGCAACTAAATTTTTTCGAACAAGCTTTAACTTGATATTCATGCACagtcagacattttaaaaataaattctaaagttctttatttagttttaacaaTGCAGGTCTTTCGTTTGACCAgatcatttatttaacaaaactCCTCTTgtctttcattaattttaaaacctCTTTTAATCCTTTTCTCAATTATCATGAACGGATTGCAGAGACCGAACCGCGTAAGAACTTTGGTCTGGAACCATCTTTGGATATTCATTATCACAATAATTATTCATTActgaaaaaaaccaaaacaatatACATCTAAAATGTATATTCAATAGTGCATCTTTTTTAATCACTGGGGCTAATCAATTTTCAAAGCTTTCATGAAAATATGAATATCATGTAAATCCAACTgaagttaattaattaatggttAGATGCGTCTTATAATTAGTTTTATGGTAAAAAAGGTATACAGGTTGTTTCACTAGCTGTAAGCGTACGGAAATATATATGTTATCAAAATCGGGGTTCACTGTAGAACAAGTGGATGTCCAAAGTATAATTAGGTTTATCAAATATGGATAAACCCTGTTATTTCATGCAGTTAAGCATATTGTTTGGGGCAAGAACTATAACTCTAGTAATGTTaattcaagggcaataactctacaCTTCCTGGTGTTGGAGCGTGCGCGTTAAGCTCTTCCTTTTATATTCAACTGTTCCCTGAGTCGGTCACAAAAAATCAACTAGAGAAATAATCAAGTTTTATCGTATTAATCGGCGAGTTTTATTACTTTATACCGGcatattatttcaatatcatGCTGAGGGTAAGGAACCAAAGGGCATCTAAGGCGAGAAGCCCATACGCAGCCGTGCCAAATGGAACAAATACAGTTGCCTCGAGTAGTGTATTGGCACGAGGTCGTCGCGGAAATCGTCGAGGAGGTCAAGTGAGACAGCCCGTTGCAAACATCTCCAATATTAATGCTCCTCCGACACAAGCGACTCCTCCAACACCTGCGGCTCCGACGACACCAGCGACACAGGCGTCAACTGAAGCAGGCCAGGGAATGTCACGGAGCGGGATGATTGGGATGATTCCTCACAACATGCCGCCCATAGTTAACCCCACCCCTGACGCACCAAGTGCGTTGTCGTCACATGTTCCCACCAACATGAATCAAGGTACAGAaaattatttggaaaataatattGACGCGCCAAACCCATTTAACAGTGTTACTTCTATACTGGGATCCCATGTATCCCAAGCtcttaaagataaaatttggaATGGCGAATttgttcatttaaacaaattgttgCTTCAAGAGCCTTGCACAGAAATgcaaaatcaaattgttttcgAGGGGGGTGTTTTTCAGgtcaaaccaaaaaataaagaaacaaaaattacaaacttCTCGCAATGGATGGATGCATTTTTCATATATGCTTCTATATACTTAGAGAAACATCCACTACAAGCCATTTCACTCTTCAGGTAtatgtcaacaataaaaagGGGGGCTGCTAGTAACAATTCAGGTTGGTTGGATTATGATGTGCAATTTCGCTTAAAGAAGTCCGTCGACTCCTCTTTAAACTGGGGATCTATTGATGCTGAACTATGGTTGTTTTACATGCAAACAGTTAATAAAACCCAATTGTCAAATCAGTCAACTCGTAGGTATTTGAAATGTTATGCCTACAATTATGAAGGTGTTTGTCAGAAACAATATTGCAAGTATTTGCATCAGTGCATTTCATGTAATGCATATCATCCCTCCATTAACTGCTTCAAAAATAATCAATCTAATCAAATTCCCAAAAATGCACCTGCTCGTTCGGAAAATTTTAATTCCAACAACAAATTTTTCAGGAATCGACAACAAACCACAGGACGGCAAACCTACATGTAACTTGTTACATAAATTATGGGATATTGGCAGCACTCCAATCAATACATCTAACTTCGATTCTTTACTGGTAAATTACCCAAACAAAGAAATAGCAACAGTTCTATCAAATGGGTTTAAAAATGGGTTTTCACTTCAATATACAGGCATTAGAAAAAAggttgaatttaaaaacatgatatctGCAGAGGAACATGCTGTTGagttacatgaaaaaataaataaagaaataaaattgggTAGAATTTTAGGCCCCTTTCCCTGTCCACCTATTTCAAATTTGCGGTGTAATCCTATTGGTATCCTCCCCAAAAAGCAAGGAGGGTGGCGTATGATTTCTAATTTATCACACCCAGTGGGTACTAGTATCAATGATCACATTGATCAGCAATATTGTTCAGTGTCGTACTCTACATTTGATCAAGCCTTGTCACTGATTCAGGAGATGGGGGAAATTCAAGGGGGATCATTCATTAtttagatgattttttatttataggtaGAGCAAACACAGCTGATTGTGAGATGTTAATGGCTCATATGATAAAGTTATCTGAAATTTTAGGGATCCCATTAGCTCCAGAAAAAACAGAAGGTCCATGTACATCTATTTGTTTCTTAGGATTAGGCATTGACACAGTTTCAAGAACTATTTTCAttccaaaaaataaagttactgaacttttggaaaaaattaatgatgctTTAAGTTGTAAAAAGGTCACCGTTAAAAAATTACAGTCATTAGCAGGGTCACTAGCATTTGTGGTTAAAGCTTTGCCCTCAGGAAGAGCATTTTGTCGTCGTGTATATGCGGCTTTAGCAGGAGGTAAAAAATCTTTCCATTTCATaagaatttcaaaagaaatcaGATTGGATTTAGAAATGTGGGTAGaatttcttacaaagtttaaTGGATTAACCCCTTTTCCATCTTTGACATGGCAAGATGATGAGACACTCAAATTTTATACAGATAGCTCAGGTTCAATAGGTTGTGGGGTTATATTTGGCAGTCAGTGGTGTTATTTGGCTTGGCCTTCACATTGGTTTTATGAGACAACAAAAGATATTACTTTTCTTGAACTTGTGCCTATTGTTTTGGGAGTTTTTATTTGGGCAGAACAACTCTATGCAAAAAAGTTATTGTTGCATATTGACAATCTCTCATTAGTTCATATTATTAATCAAAAGTCTTCAAAAAATAACAGGGTCATGGTTTTGATTCGAGCGTTGGTATTGTATACCCTTAGGTATAATATCCAGGTTAGAGCTATACATGTTCCgggaaaaaataacaatatagcAGATGCTATTTCTCGCTTTCAGTGGTCAAGATTCCGACAGTTGGCTCCTACAGCAGACAATTTTCCATGTCAAATTCCTGCTCCATTTTGGGAGATTATTCATCAACTATAGATCAACTGTTAGAAGCCAGTATATCTGAAAACTCAAGTAAAGTTTATAAACAAGGCATCcaagcattttttaatttcagagtTCAAGCTTCCTTTGAGCATTTGTGGCCACCACCTATAGATCATATAGTAATGTTTATAGCTTATATGAAGGAATCTGGATTTGCATTTTCAACAGCAAAATCTTATATGGCTGGTTTGagttttgttgtaaatttacaTGGTTGGCAGAATGCTACAGAAT includes:
- the LOC128189245 gene encoding uncharacterized protein LOC128189245 isoform X4 — its product is MLRVRNQRASKARSPYAAVPNGTNTVASSSVLARGRRGNRRGGQVRQPVANISNINAPPTQATPPTPAAPTTPATQASTEAGQGMSRSGMIGMIPHNMPPIVNPTPDAPSALSSHVPTNMNQGIDNKPQDGKPTCNLLHKLWDIGSTPINTSNFDSLLIQFGSLAHLLFIGHRNMQRPQIS
- the LOC128189245 gene encoding uncharacterized protein LOC128189245 isoform X3, translated to MLRVRNQRASKARSPYAAVPNGTNTVASSSVLARGRRGNRRGGQVRQPVANISNINAPPTQATPPTPAAPTTPATQASTEAGQGMSRSGMIGMIPHNMPPIVNPTPDAPSALSSHVPTNMNQGIDNKPQDGKPTCNLLHKLWDIGSTPINTSNFDSLLWSRFRQLAPTADNFPCQIPAPFWEIIHQL